A window of the Arcobacter sp. F155 genome harbors these coding sequences:
- a CDS encoding M3 family metallopeptidase produces MFKEFDLTDLENSKNRLEEILEDSKKKIEEILKIENKSYENFVKPYEEVGERLSDFVTPIFHIDSVKNSEITQKVYEECLPLISNYETEISQNDNIYRSLKDIQDNSYTSLNDIQKKVLENEIRDFELSGCHLNNEIKDRLKEINLRLSELSHKFSQNLINATNAYEMICEDYEDVKEIPASDLEFAKFEEDGKTKYKFTLQMPSYLAYITYGSNRERREEIYKAYSTRAPENGKIIEEILSLKDEKVKILGFENYASYSLSTKMAKKEEEVISFLEELAKKGKDRALEEIEELKVYASKDGISDIKSFDLAYYSEKLKEEKYDIDEEYYRPYFEKNSVLNGFFSFLNKIFNVEFEEVKDAKAWDKDVLVCNIKENSKVFARIYIDLEAKKEKRGGAWMNNWHSHYVDMDGNKKLPTAYIVCNFPQSKEGVPSLLRHSDVVTLFHEMGHALHHLFSKVPEAFVSGIAGVAWDVVEFPSQFLEYFSYDKEVLKMFAKHYQTGEVLDDEAIDKLIEARNFQSALAMLRQIEFALFDFKLHQKLYKTESEIQGLLDNIRENYAVIKPPKYNKFQNGFAHIFAGGYAAGYYSYKWAEVLSADAFYMFIDSGKVFNKELAMKYKKAILEKGGSQDMDKLFYEFAQREPSVDSLLKIDGIIS; encoded by the coding sequence ATGTTTAAAGAGTTTGATTTAACAGATTTAGAAAATAGTAAAAATAGATTAGAAGAGATTTTAGAAGATAGTAAAAAGAAAATTGAAGAGATATTAAAAATTGAAAATAAAAGTTATGAAAATTTTGTAAAACCATATGAAGAAGTAGGGGAGAGGTTAAGTGATTTTGTTACACCTATCTTTCATATAGATTCAGTTAAAAATTCAGAAATAACGCAAAAAGTTTACGAAGAGTGCCTTCCTTTAATCTCAAACTATGAAACTGAGATATCTCAAAATGATAATATTTATAGATCTTTAAAAGATATACAAGATAATAGTTATACAAGTTTAAATGATATACAAAAAAAAGTACTTGAAAATGAGATTAGAGATTTTGAATTAAGTGGTTGTCATTTAAATAACGAAATTAAAGATAGACTAAAAGAGATAAATTTAAGACTAAGTGAATTGTCTCACAAGTTCTCACAAAATCTTATAAATGCAACAAATGCTTATGAAATGATTTGTGAAGACTATGAAGATGTAAAAGAGATTCCTGCTTCAGATTTAGAGTTTGCAAAGTTTGAAGAGGATGGAAAAACTAAATATAAGTTTACTCTTCAAATGCCATCTTATTTAGCTTATATTACTTATGGAAGTAATAGAGAAAGAAGAGAAGAAATATATAAAGCATACTCGACAAGAGCACCTGAGAATGGAAAAATAATTGAAGAAATCCTTTCTTTAAAAGATGAAAAAGTAAAAATTTTAGGTTTTGAAAACTATGCTTCATACTCTCTTTCAACTAAAATGGCCAAAAAAGAAGAAGAGGTAATTAGTTTCTTAGAAGAGCTTGCAAAAAAAGGTAAAGATAGAGCATTAGAAGAGATAGAAGAATTAAAAGTATATGCTTCAAAAGATGGAATTTCTGATATAAAAAGTTTTGATTTAGCTTATTACAGCGAGAAGTTAAAAGAAGAAAAATATGATATTGATGAAGAGTATTATAGACCTTATTTTGAGAAAAACTCTGTATTAAATGGCTTCTTTAGCTTTTTAAATAAAATCTTTAATGTAGAATTTGAAGAAGTAAAAGATGCAAAAGCTTGGGATAAAGATGTATTAGTTTGTAATATAAAAGAAAACTCAAAAGTCTTTGCAAGAATATATATTGATTTAGAAGCTAAAAAAGAGAAAAGAGGTGGTGCTTGGATGAACAATTGGCACTCACACTATGTAGATATGGATGGAAACAAGAAACTTCCTACAGCATATATAGTATGTAATTTCCCACAATCAAAAGAGGGTGTTCCTTCATTATTAAGACACTCTGATGTAGTAACACTATTCCATGAAATGGGTCATGCATTACATCATCTATTTAGTAAAGTGCCTGAAGCCTTTGTAAGTGGAATTGCAGGGGTTGCTTGGGATGTTGTTGAGTTCCCATCACAATTCCTTGAATACTTCTCATATGATAAAGAAGTATTAAAAATGTTTGCTAAACATTATCAAACAGGTGAAGTATTAGATGATGAAGCAATTGATAAATTAATTGAGGCAAGAAACTTTCAATCTGCACTTGCAATGTTAAGGCAAATTGAGTTTGCACTGTTTGATTTTAAATTACATCAAAAGCTATACAAAACGGAAAGTGAAATACAGGGTTTATTGGATAACATAAGAGAGAACTATGCCGTAATAAAGCCACCAAAGTACAATAAGTTCCAAAATGGATTTGCACATATCTTTGCAGGAGGATATGCAGCAGGATATTACTCTTACAAATGGGCAGAAGTATTAAGTGCAGATGCATTTTATATGTTTATTGATTCAGGAAAAGTATTTAACAAAGAATTAGCGATGAAGTACAAAAAAGCTATTTTAGAGAAGGGTGGTTCACAAGATATGGACAAATTATTCTATGAATTTGCACAAAGAGAGCCAAGTGTTGATTCTTTATTAAAAATTGATGGAATTATTAGCTAG
- a CDS encoding protein-glutamate O-methyltransferase CheR yields MASDRVLHQRVKKILYSLTGITLAENKDIMIANRLHKLKRDTKYSGDIDHLLDSIEEGSFTMEFINSFTTNKTHFFREEFHFTDLRDRVLPSFANAGKEIKMYCSASSTGEEPYSMAMTVLETQELLGSRINASIIATDIDTNVLQYAANGVYRYAKSSREFPDWIKPPKFFKRRVNKTLTSEEILIKVKPELQKMVTFQVNNLNDNSYPFQKEYFDVIFCRNVLIYFSSEDQNKILKRLFSHLKIGGTLYLGHSENPHDLIDYVDRIGQNIFIKTKEFN; encoded by the coding sequence ATGGCTAGTGATAGAGTTTTACACCAAAGGGTGAAAAAAATACTTTATTCTCTTACAGGAATTACTCTTGCTGAGAATAAAGATATTATGATAGCAAATAGACTACATAAATTAAAAAGAGATACAAAATATTCAGGTGATATTGATCATCTGTTAGATTCTATAGAAGAAGGTTCTTTTACTATGGAATTTATAAACTCTTTTACAACAAATAAAACTCATTTTTTTAGAGAAGAGTTTCATTTTACTGATTTAAGAGATAGAGTACTTCCTTCATTTGCAAATGCAGGAAAAGAGATTAAAATGTATTGTTCTGCTTCTTCAACTGGAGAAGAGCCATATTCTATGGCAATGACAGTGCTAGAAACACAAGAGTTATTAGGAAGCAGAATAAATGCTTCTATCATTGCAACTGATATTGATACAAACGTACTCCAATATGCTGCAAATGGTGTTTATAGATATGCGAAGTCATCAAGAGAGTTTCCAGACTGGATAAAACCACCAAAGTTCTTTAAAAGAAGAGTAAATAAAACATTAACTAGCGAAGAGATACTAATAAAAGTAAAACCAGAGCTTCAAAAAATGGTAACTTTTCAAGTTAATAATTTAAATGATAACTCATACCCTTTTCAAAAAGAGTATTTTGACGTGATTTTTTGTAGAAATGTATTGATTTATTTCTCATCAGAAGATCAAAATAAGATTTTAAAAAGACTGTTTTCTCATTTAAAAATAGGTGGAACATTATATTTAGGGCATTCTGAAAACCCTCATGATTTAATAGATTATGTTGATAGAATAGGCCAAAATATTTTTATAAAAACAAAGGAATTTAATTGA
- a CDS encoding chemotaxis protein CheA — translation MSGFDISKYREMFVEEAEELFESADNVLLEAESNGTLTDDEMGQLFRDVHTLKGSGASVELTLFAEFTHDVENMMDKLRNHEIEFKPEMAGTLIDGLDVMRELLDLEVAEELSRETFEEMTSDLLVTIRAYISGENPGSEEATPVVEAPVSEAPSAVAPTVETTSSSEADNIGFYDENIQESKFNETYGFFNDQEIGKDNANYGFFDEELDRLSETTATPVIEHEDNDDFGFFDDMDEITSESKIEANNEDQKEEIKAQETKTVETKAAPTAEEKKVETPTPSASPAAAKKAPVARKERDTSKKSSASNNIRVNLEKIDLLMNNVGDLVITNAMLTQFSTTIESDKTRNAVLERLELLERHIREMQDSIMSIRMVPMDAIYSKFPKVVRDISKKLGKKVEFKHYGDGVEIDKAMIEGLTDPLMHIIRNSLDHGLETPDVRVANGKEEVGTIAISAEQANGQMIITIDDDGKGIDGEKVALKALEQGQIDENQYNNMNNNEKAMLVFGAGVSTADKITDISGRGVGMDVVKTNIHKLGGAIKLDTTPGTGTTITIMLPLTLAILDGLDIAVGDQKYILPLSSIVESLQPTSDMIKKIGDGSQDLLMLREEFIPVVRLHQLFGVEPTFDNLEDGMLIVVKSGNQKVAISIDEFLNQHQVVVKPLDKNFRSVEGIGAATVRGDGSIGLILDVLGIINAQIKIEKDLTAAQFAS, via the coding sequence ATGTCTGGTTTTGATATATCTAAATATAGAGAGATGTTTGTAGAGGAAGCTGAAGAGCTGTTTGAATCTGCAGATAATGTGTTACTTGAAGCAGAGAGTAACGGTACACTTACTGATGACGAAATGGGTCAACTTTTTAGAGATGTTCATACATTAAAAGGTAGTGGTGCCTCTGTTGAATTAACTCTTTTTGCTGAGTTTACTCATGATGTTGAAAACATGATGGATAAATTAAGAAACCATGAAATTGAATTCAAACCAGAGATGGCTGGAACATTAATTGATGGTTTAGATGTAATGAGAGAGCTTCTAGATTTAGAAGTTGCAGAAGAGTTATCAAGAGAAACTTTTGAAGAGATGACATCTGATTTATTAGTTACTATTAGAGCTTATATAAGTGGAGAAAACCCTGGTTCAGAAGAAGCTACTCCTGTAGTGGAAGCACCAGTTAGTGAAGCTCCTTCAGCTGTAGCTCCAACTGTTGAAACTACTAGTTCATCAGAAGCAGATAATATTGGTTTTTATGATGAAAATATTCAAGAAAGTAAGTTTAATGAAACTTATGGATTCTTTAATGATCAAGAAATTGGAAAAGATAATGCTAATTATGGATTTTTCGATGAAGAGCTAGATAGACTTTCTGAAACTACTGCAACACCAGTGATAGAACATGAAGACAATGATGACTTTGGATTCTTTGATGATATGGATGAAATAACATCTGAGTCAAAAATTGAAGCGAATAACGAAGATCAAAAAGAAGAGATTAAAGCACAAGAAACAAAAACTGTAGAAACTAAAGCAGCTCCTACAGCAGAAGAGAAAAAAGTAGAAACTCCTACTCCTTCAGCATCACCTGCTGCAGCTAAGAAAGCTCCAGTTGCAAGAAAAGAGAGAGATACAAGTAAGAAATCTTCAGCATCAAATAACATTAGAGTAAATCTTGAAAAAATTGATTTACTTATGAATAATGTTGGAGATTTAGTTATTACAAATGCAATGTTAACTCAATTCTCTACAACAATTGAATCAGATAAAACTAGAAATGCTGTTTTAGAAAGATTAGAATTGCTAGAAAGACATATTAGGGAGATGCAAGACTCTATTATGAGTATCAGAATGGTACCAATGGATGCAATCTACTCTAAATTCCCAAAAGTTGTTAGAGATATTTCTAAAAAACTTGGTAAAAAAGTTGAATTTAAACATTATGGTGATGGTGTTGAAATTGATAAAGCAATGATTGAAGGATTAACAGATCCATTAATGCATATTATTAGAAACTCATTAGACCATGGTTTAGAAACTCCTGATGTAAGAGTTGCAAATGGAAAAGAAGAAGTAGGAACTATTGCTATTTCTGCTGAGCAAGCAAACGGTCAAATGATTATTACTATTGATGATGATGGTAAAGGTATTGACGGAGAAAAAGTTGCTCTAAAAGCTCTTGAACAAGGGCAAATTGATGAAAATCAATATAACAATATGAATAACAATGAAAAAGCAATGCTTGTATTTGGTGCAGGTGTTTCAACAGCAGATAAAATTACTGATATCTCTGGTAGAGGTGTTGGAATGGATGTTGTTAAAACAAATATTCATAAATTAGGTGGAGCAATTAAGTTAGATACTACTCCTGGGACTGGTACAACTATTACTATTATGTTACCTCTTACTCTTGCAATTCTAGATGGATTAGATATTGCTGTTGGAGATCAAAAGTATATTTTACCTTTAAGTTCAATTGTTGAATCACTTCAACCAACATCAGATATGATTAAAAAAATCGGTGATGGTTCACAAGATTTATTAATGCTTAGAGAAGAGTTTATTCCTGTAGTAAGATTACACCAATTATTTGGTGTTGAACCAACATTTGATAACCTTGAAGATGGTATGTTAATTGTTGTTAAATCAGGTAATCAAAAAGTTGCTATATCTATTGACGAGTTCTTAAATCAACATCAAGTTGTTGTTAAACCTTTAGATAAAAACTTTAGAAGTGTAGAAGGAATTGGTGCAGCAACTGTAAGAGGTGATGGAAGTATTGGTTTAATTCTAGATGTACTTGGAATTATCAATGCACAAATAAAAATAGAAAAAGATCTGACAGCAGCTCAATTCGCGTCATAA
- the cheB gene encoding chemotaxis-specific protein-glutamate methyltransferase CheB, with protein MYTVLVIDDSPSMRRIIKDMVNSIEDFEVIAEAFDAYDAREKIKEYEPDLVTIDINMPKMDGVTFLRNLMRLHPMPAVVISGESVRGNDIFDDGAVGFIPKPEAGESMISFGERIKENLLNLTFLLKRYTLKKPKAKKQVKTKASMEVNKKNHPDLVIPLRQAPLMGKKIIAIGSSTGGVESLLRVFKSLTSKLPPIVITQHIPYGFSKSFADRLNDNSSLTVHQAETGMTLENGHAYLAPGNMHLTIERTAGGNYQIRLLDEMKVSHHKPSVDVMFRSVNNTVGGAAMAVMMTGMGDDGTIAMKELHDNGAYTVAQNEESCVVFGMPAKAIQAGAVKDIVHLDEIAEYIIDFAKNKRR; from the coding sequence ATGTATACAGTCTTAGTGATTGATGATTCTCCTTCAATGAGAAGAATTATTAAAGATATGGTTAATAGTATAGAAGATTTTGAAGTTATTGCTGAAGCTTTTGATGCTTACGATGCAAGAGAAAAGATCAAAGAGTACGAACCAGATTTAGTAACTATTGATATTAATATGCCTAAAATGGACGGTGTTACATTCTTAAGAAACCTTATGAGACTCCACCCTATGCCTGCTGTAGTTATTTCAGGAGAAAGTGTTAGGGGTAATGATATTTTTGATGATGGTGCAGTAGGGTTTATTCCTAAACCTGAAGCAGGGGAGTCAATGATATCTTTTGGAGAAAGAATAAAAGAAAACCTTCTTAATCTTACTTTCTTACTAAAAAGATACACTTTAAAAAAGCCAAAAGCAAAGAAACAAGTAAAAACTAAAGCTTCAATGGAAGTAAATAAGAAAAACCATCCAGATTTAGTAATACCATTAAGACAAGCCCCATTAATGGGGAAAAAGATTATTGCAATTGGTTCATCTACAGGTGGGGTTGAATCACTATTAAGGGTCTTCAAAAGTTTAACAAGTAAGCTGCCTCCTATAGTTATTACACAACATATACCTTATGGTTTTTCAAAATCTTTTGCTGATAGATTAAATGATAATTCTTCTTTAACTGTACATCAAGCAGAAACAGGAATGACTTTAGAGAATGGACATGCTTATTTAGCTCCTGGTAATATGCATTTAACTATTGAAAGAACAGCTGGTGGCAATTATCAAATCAGATTATTAGATGAAATGAAAGTAAGTCATCACAAACCAAGTGTTGATGTGATGTTTAGATCAGTTAATAATACAGTTGGTGGAGCTGCAATGGCAGTTATGATGACTGGTATGGGTGATGATGGGACTATTGCTATGAAAGAACTTCATGATAATGGAGCATATACAGTTGCTCAAAATGAAGAGAGTTGTGTAGTATTTGGTATGCCTGCAAAAGCAATTCAAGCAGGAGCAGTAAAAGATATTGTTCATTTAGATGAAATAGCTGAATATATAATAGATTTTGCTAAGAACAAAAGAAGATAA
- a CDS encoding polyribonucleotide nucleotidyltransferase, whose amino-acid sequence MSTVCEFELNEKQEVFEFNKVAKQSNGSVLAKLGNAVVLATVVSEFDNPVEEDFTPLTVQYVEKTYAAAKLPGGFIKREAKPSEFETLTSRVIDRSLRPLFPKGYVYPTTITVIVLSADKDVDLQVLALNAASAALYTSNLPIKKSVAGVRVAKINGEYIVNPKISDMDESTLDLYVAGSKEELLMIEMKSIASEEMVEVDIEAFTKVHQTNEMTEVELVEAISVAQEALKESNETYEKGFESVCKETKDVKLVEFTIDESIINYVRDNYLENIKSAIQKLAKSERATELKEVASLILVDEYCVEKEIEYSTIYEAVSIVKREAVRQMIVNDKVRADGRGLKDVRPISIDTNILPSTHSSCLFTRGETQALVVGTLAGAKDGQMYEILTEKSTSTENFMVHYNFPGFSVGEAKPMFGVGRRELGHGNLAKKALEATIDKDYSETVRLVSEILESNGSSSMATVCGGSLALKAAGVPVSNLVAGVAMGMVVEGDDYSVLTDIMGLEDHDGDMDFKVAGTKEGITALQMDIKLGGIELSVLKEALLQAKEGREHILGLMEEAASEIVPSEALPLIEQFAIDPSKFMVVIGKAGATIKEIIEKFSVSIDLDRDTGNVKVSGENKQNVLDACEHIKTISNNAPERRDHQKKNIDFEKLYSVDEVLTGKVVRIADFGAFVELPKGGEGLLHISKISKQRVNKVEDVLKVDQDVEIKVLKVKKDRIELASAQF is encoded by the coding sequence ATGTCAACAGTATGTGAATTTGAATTAAATGAAAAACAAGAGGTTTTCGAATTTAATAAAGTAGCTAAACAATCAAATGGATCTGTTTTAGCAAAATTAGGAAACGCAGTTGTATTAGCAACTGTAGTAAGTGAGTTTGATAACCCTGTTGAAGAAGATTTTACTCCTTTAACAGTTCAATATGTAGAAAAAACTTATGCAGCAGCAAAACTACCTGGTGGATTTATTAAAAGAGAAGCAAAGCCAAGTGAATTTGAAACATTAACTTCAAGAGTTATTGATAGAAGTTTAAGACCTCTTTTCCCTAAAGGTTATGTTTATCCTACAACTATTACAGTTATAGTTTTAAGTGCAGACAAAGATGTTGACTTACAAGTTTTAGCTTTAAATGCAGCAAGTGCAGCATTATATACTTCAAACCTACCTATTAAAAAATCTGTTGCTGGTGTAAGAGTTGCTAAAATCAATGGAGAGTATATTGTTAATCCAAAAATCAGTGATATGGATGAATCAACACTTGATTTATATGTAGCTGGTTCTAAAGAAGAGCTATTAATGATTGAGATGAAATCTATTGCTTCTGAAGAAATGGTAGAAGTTGATATTGAAGCTTTTACAAAAGTACATCAAACAAATGAAATGACTGAAGTTGAACTTGTTGAAGCAATATCAGTTGCACAAGAAGCATTAAAAGAATCAAATGAAACTTATGAAAAAGGTTTTGAGTCTGTTTGTAAAGAGACAAAAGATGTAAAACTAGTTGAGTTTACAATTGATGAATCAATTATTAACTATGTAAGAGATAACTATTTAGAAAATATTAAAAGTGCAATTCAAAAACTAGCAAAAAGTGAAAGAGCAACAGAACTAAAAGAAGTTGCTAGCTTAATCTTAGTAGATGAATATTGTGTTGAAAAAGAGATTGAATATAGCACAATTTATGAGGCAGTTTCAATTGTAAAAAGAGAAGCTGTAAGACAAATGATTGTTAATGATAAAGTTAGAGCAGATGGAAGAGGGCTTAAAGATGTAAGACCTATTTCTATTGATACAAATATTTTACCTTCTACTCACTCTTCTTGTTTATTTACAAGAGGTGAGACACAAGCTTTAGTAGTTGGTACTTTAGCTGGAGCTAAAGATGGTCAAATGTATGAAATCTTAACTGAAAAGTCTACTTCTACTGAAAACTTTATGGTTCACTATAACTTCCCTGGTTTCTCTGTAGGTGAAGCAAAACCAATGTTCGGTGTAGGAAGAAGAGAATTAGGTCATGGAAATTTAGCTAAAAAAGCACTTGAAGCAACTATTGATAAAGATTATAGTGAAACAGTTAGATTAGTTTCAGAAATTTTAGAATCAAATGGTTCTTCATCTATGGCAACTGTTTGTGGTGGTTCATTAGCTTTAAAAGCAGCAGGTGTTCCAGTTTCTAACTTAGTTGCAGGTGTTGCAATGGGTATGGTTGTTGAAGGTGATGACTATTCTGTATTAACTGATATTATGGGATTAGAAGACCATGATGGAGATATGGACTTTAAAGTTGCAGGAACTAAAGAAGGTATTACAGCACTTCAAATGGATATTAAACTTGGAGGAATTGAACTTTCAGTTTTAAAAGAAGCATTACTTCAAGCAAAAGAAGGAAGAGAACACATCTTAGGTCTAATGGAAGAAGCAGCTAGTGAAATTGTTCCTAGTGAAGCATTACCATTAATTGAGCAATTTGCAATTGATCCAAGTAAATTCATGGTTGTAATTGGAAAAGCAGGTGCTACAATTAAAGAAATTATAGAAAAATTCTCTGTTTCTATTGATTTAGATAGAGATACAGGAAATGTAAAAGTAAGTGGTGAAAATAAACAAAATGTTTTAGATGCTTGTGAACATATCAAAACTATTTCTAATAATGCTCCTGAAAGAAGAGACCATCAAAAAAAGAACATTGACTTTGAAAAACTATATAGTGTAGATGAAGTTTTAACAGGAAAAGTAGTTAGAATAGCTGACTTTGGTGCATTCGTTGAACTACCAAAAGGTGGGGAAGGGCTTTTACATATTTCTAAGATCTCTAAGCAAAGAGTTAATAAAGTAGAAGATGTACTAAAAGTTGATCAAGATGTTGAAATTAAAGTACTAAAAGTTAAAAAAGATAGAATAGAACTGGCTTCTGCGCAGTTTTAA
- a CDS encoding tyrosine-type recombinase/integrase produces MRYELDFENSFNKTYCFWLSLFIRNKLTTLSNTQVNDKERFANILQVLIRGNKTIEELRDLVKQARNIGLTGINTYFNPLAKLYEFLQTFGPASMKEIDEELLIDFLASYTSGLSDASKKNHRIALLNFFSYIDKQNENDDGSSYQFKIELKNWAGLGGKSGTKLPAHMNKDEIDRFLKAIDEYEFSADTIYRNRVILKMIIYTGVRVSEMLNLRLRDLYKEDDVYVLQVRGKGNKPRIAMIKTKIIENDLQNWLNQRVCDEDYVVCNKKGNRLTQAYVSRIVENILTLAGIRKEKNGAHMLRHSFATLLYQKHHDLILVQEALGHADINTSRIYTHFDKERLKATTNLMD; encoded by the coding sequence ATGAGATACGAACTTGATTTTGAAAACAGTTTTAACAAAACCTACTGTTTTTGGCTCTCTTTATTTATAAGAAATAAACTAACAACACTTTCTAATACACAAGTTAATGATAAAGAAAGATTTGCAAATATATTGCAAGTTTTAATTCGTGGAAATAAAACAATTGAAGAATTAAGAGATTTAGTTAAACAAGCAAGAAATATTGGTTTAACAGGAATAAATACATATTTTAACCCCCTTGCAAAACTATATGAGTTTTTACAGACATTTGGACCAGCATCTATGAAAGAGATTGATGAAGAGTTGCTTATTGATTTTTTAGCTTCATATACAAGTGGTTTATCTGATGCAAGTAAGAAAAATCATAGAATTGCCCTACTTAACTTCTTTTCTTATATAGACAAACAAAATGAAAATGACGATGGAAGCTCATATCAATTTAAAATTGAATTAAAAAACTGGGCAGGACTTGGTGGTAAATCTGGAACTAAATTGCCTGCTCATATGAATAAGGATGAAATTGATAGATTTTTAAAAGCAATTGATGAGTATGAGTTTTCAGCAGATACTATTTATAGAAACAGAGTTATTCTAAAAATGATAATATATACAGGAGTTAGGGTTTCTGAAATGTTAAACTTACGATTAAGAGATTTATACAAAGAGGATGATGTTTATGTATTACAAGTTCGAGGAAAAGGAAATAAACCTCGTATTGCTATGATTAAAACAAAAATTATTGAAAATGATTTACAAAACTGGCTAAATCAAAGGGTTTGTGATGAAGACTATGTTGTTTGTAATAAAAAAGGAAATAGGCTAACACAAGCTTATGTTAGTAGAATTGTTGAAAATATATTAACTTTAGCAGGTATTAGAAAAGAGAAAAACGGTGCACATATGTTAAGACACTCTTTTGCAACCCTACTTTACCAAAAACATCATGATCTTATCTTGGTTCAAGAAGCTTTAGGTCATGCAGATATAAATACTTCTAGAATATATACACACTTTGATAAAGAGAGATTAAAAGCTACTACTAACCTTATGGATTAG
- a CDS encoding chemotaxis protein CheD, with translation MIVIGHKDGSIEKASISRFTQKTKGYNTHTVIGGEFAVGKDIDNIAFKTLLGSCVAIMFYDEVKKVKGMNHFLLPTTNSSNDDMKYGLYSVEAMLNEMYKLGCDKRNMTAKISGGADIMQLNVSAVSIGHRNVEFAKDFCKSEGFKLLSEHTRGEHGRLILLADTFQTFIKVTQKSETDNKILKEEKALQTEITKAPVIKEYVGGVDLFDDDTNKAEPEMEIELF, from the coding sequence TTGATTGTTATAGGTCATAAAGATGGAAGTATTGAAAAAGCATCTATCTCAAGATTTACACAAAAGACTAAAGGTTATAATACTCACACTGTAATTGGTGGAGAGTTTGCAGTTGGAAAAGATATTGATAATATTGCATTTAAAACGCTTTTAGGTTCTTGTGTGGCAATCATGTTCTATGATGAAGTAAAAAAAGTAAAAGGTATGAATCACTTTTTACTTCCTACTACAAATAGTAGTAATGATGATATGAAGTATGGTCTTTATTCTGTTGAGGCAATGCTAAATGAAATGTATAAACTTGGGTGCGACAAAAGAAATATGACTGCAAAAATTTCTGGTGGTGCAGATATTATGCAATTAAATGTATCTGCTGTCTCTATTGGACATAGAAATGTTGAATTTGCTAAGGATTTTTGTAAGTCTGAAGGTTTTAAACTTCTTAGTGAGCATACAAGAGGTGAACATGGTAGATTAATTCTACTAGCAGATACTTTTCAAACATTTATTAAAGTTACTCAAAAAAGTGAGACTGATAATAAAATTCTTAAAGAAGAAAAAGCATTACAAACAGAAATTACAAAAGCACCAGTTATCAAAGAGTATGTTGGTGGAGTTGACTTATTTGACGATGACACTAATAAAGCGGAACCAGAAATGGAAATTGAACTATTTTAA
- a CDS encoding response regulator, producing MAKLLIVDDSTMLRDMLNYALNEGGYTDVVEAIDGVDGLEKAKANSFDLIITDVNMPNMDGLTLIGELRKLPQYASKPILVLTTERSDEMKAKGKAAGATGWIVKPFVPEQLLKAVNIVLSR from the coding sequence ATGGCTAAGCTTTTAATCGTAGATGATTCTACAATGTTAAGGGATATGCTAAATTATGCACTAAATGAGGGTGGTTACACTGACGTTGTAGAGGCTATTGATGGTGTTGATGGTCTTGAGAAAGCTAAAGCTAACTCATTTGATTTAATAATTACAGATGTTAACATGCCAAATATGGATGGTTTAACATTAATTGGTGAATTAAGAAAATTACCTCAATATGCTTCTAAACCAATTTTAGTTTTAACTACTGAAAGAAGTGACGAAATGAAAGCAAAAGGTAAAGCTGCAGGTGCAACTGGTTGGATTGTAAAACCATTTGTTCCAGAACAATTATTAAAAGCAGTTAACATAGTTTTAAGTAGATAG